The following are from one region of the Salvia hispanica cultivar TCC Black 2014 chromosome 1, UniMelb_Shisp_WGS_1.0, whole genome shotgun sequence genome:
- the LOC125204175 gene encoding F-box/FBD/LRR-repeat protein At1g16930-like, whose amino-acid sequence MAIHEDRISQLPRDILISIISRLSLREATSTCILSTRWRHLHTYITQLNFPKYVHKINEISTLSNYESMVDHVLNSHRGSRIKEFSLNGEGNFESCFKFALNKKAEIIHIAMYNEKDLDLDFLRLPSTNNGLQCLKDLSLFGLKLTDQYFELLVSNCTTLESLTVKLSYELKNVSIVGLSKLKRLNLSSFMEVESIVIRDAISLVSLTLQQLSSGCTVQFSNTPKLTKLNFGERFGKFMLAEFLDRMSSCISDQLQVMHLSTSVDFFMHKSDPHFHDELFRIDLVNIKYLELEITIMGFCRSLYMLRHFCRLVEACSSLDKLVIKCTCTPTYDKCRLESYVGQCKLSFKYLEIMGYLGTPTQLELALYVIRNAASLEKVTVVANDQDALARARHDFRHIRSVSFLVI is encoded by the exons ATGGCG ATTCATGAAGATAGAATCAGCCAATTGCCTAGAGATATTCTCATATCTATAATCTCTCGACTCAGCCTCCGAGAAGCTACTTCTACTTGCATACTTTCAACTCGTTGGAGACATCTCCATACCTATATCACTCAACTTAATTTCCCAAAATATGtgcataaaattaatgaaattagcACGTTATCAAATTATGAAAGTATGGTGGACCATGTCCTGAATTCACATAGAGGTAGTCGAATAAAAGAGTTCAGTTTGAACGGAGAAGGCAATTTCGAGAGTTGCTTCAAATTTGCCCTTAATAAGAAAGCTGAAATAATTCATATAGCTATGTATAATGAAAAGGATCTGGATCTTGACTTTCTTAGACTTCCTAGTACGAATAACGGTCTTCAATGTCTTAAAGATTTATCTCTATTTGGTCTTAAATTGACCGATCAATACTTTGAGCTTTTGGTCTCCAATTGCACTACTCTTGAATCTTTGACAGTTAAATTGTCTTATGAGTTGAAAAATGTCTCAATTGTTGGCCTCTCGAAATTGAAGCGTTTGAACTTGTCCTCCTTTATGGAAGTTGAATCCATTGTGATTCGCGACGCTATTAGCCTCGTATCTTTGACGCTCCAACAATTGAGCAGTGGATGCACCGTGCAATTTAGTAATACTCCGAAGCTTACCAAACTCAATTTCGGAGAACGTTTTGGTAAATTCATGCTTGCTGAGTTTCTTGACAGAATGTCATCTTGCATTAGTGACCAACTCCAAGTAATGCACCTCTCAACtagtgttgatttttttatgcacAAG AGTGATCCACATTTTCATGATGAGTTGTTCAGGATTGATCTTGtcaatataaaatatctaGAGTTGGAGATTACAATTATGGGTTTTTGTCGAAGCTTGTATATGTTACGCCATTTCTGTCGTTTGGTCGAAGCATGTAGTTCTTTAGACAAACTTGTGATAAAG TGTACATGCACACCCACTTATGATAAATGCAGGTTAGAATCATATGTTGGTCAATGCAAGTTGTCTTTCAAGTATTTGGAAATCATGGGATATTTGGGTACTCCGACACAATTGGAGTTGGCTTTGTACGTCATCAGAAATGCTGCATCTCTTGAAAAAGTGACTGTAGTGGCTAATGACCAAGATGCATTAGCTCGTGCACGTCATGATTTTAGACATATTAGATCAGTTagttttttagttatttaa